From the genome of Novosphingobium sp. TH158, one region includes:
- a CDS encoding MAPEG family protein, with the protein MQAQMLAPAAVLVLWSIVMLFWMGGTRFPAMAKAGIDLSKGKPGGRGQNLEGVLPDAVNWKAHNYAHLMEQPTLFYASVAIIAILGASQHDVWFAWAYVGFRIIHSLWQATVNRVPVRFALFLLSTLCLVVLAVDAVKLSLFSGY; encoded by the coding sequence ATGCAGGCTCAGATGCTTGCCCCGGCCGCCGTGCTGGTGCTGTGGTCTATCGTCATGCTGTTCTGGATGGGGGGAACCCGCTTTCCGGCAATGGCGAAAGCAGGGATCGACCTGTCGAAGGGCAAACCCGGCGGGCGCGGCCAGAACCTTGAAGGCGTGCTGCCGGATGCGGTCAACTGGAAGGCGCACAACTATGCGCACCTGATGGAGCAACCGACGCTGTTCTATGCCTCGGTCGCGATCATCGCGATCCTTGGCGCAAGCCAGCACGATGTATGGTTCGCCTGGGCCTATGTCGGCTTCCGCATCATCCATTCGCTCTGGCAGGCAACGGTCAACCGCGTCCCGGTGCGCTTTGCGCTGTTCCTGCTTTCAACCCTGTGCCTGGTGGTGCTGGCGGTGGACGCGGTGAAGCTTTCGCTGTTCAGCGGATACTGA
- a CDS encoding MAPEG family protein translates to MQHIGMEILKPVAVLAGWTMIMWIWMYATRLPAMTAAKLNPDDLAKNPTNSLDDYLPAQIQWKAHNYNHLHEAPTVFYAVALALALIGQGDGLNATLGWAYVALRVAHSLVQATVNKVLLRFSLFALSSLCLMALVLHLLIALFH, encoded by the coding sequence ATGCAGCATATCGGAATGGAAATCCTCAAGCCGGTGGCCGTGCTGGCCGGGTGGACCATGATCATGTGGATCTGGATGTATGCCACCCGCCTGCCGGCCATGACCGCCGCCAAGCTCAACCCCGATGACCTGGCCAAGAACCCGACCAATTCGCTCGACGATTACCTGCCCGCGCAGATCCAGTGGAAGGCGCACAATTACAACCACCTGCACGAAGCGCCGACCGTGTTCTACGCGGTTGCGCTCGCCCTGGCCCTGATCGGACAGGGTGATGGGCTGAACGCCACGCTGGGCTGGGCCTATGTGGCGCTGCGGGTGGCCCACTCGCTGGTGCAGGCAACGGTCAACAAGGTGCTGCTGCGCTTCTCGCTCTTCGCGCTATCCAGCCTGTGCCTGATGGCGCTGGTGCTGCACCTGCTGATCGCGCTGTTCCACTAA
- a CDS encoding class I SAM-dependent RNA methyltransferase: MSQTENEPAEVILRIAAKGDGLTASGRFAWGTAPGDLLHADGRIEPGPHHATPPCRHFGQCGGCQLQQLDEPSLADFVEARVANASSSQELGAEHFAPPHLSLPHTRRRASLRAESSGGRVVLGFREAKSHRVVELAECPVMLPQFVALLAPLRKLLIRLGQEQEVPRQGRRGAKGKHSHARMASDIELAMTEQGIDLGIKGLSANGLAATELLLDFAREQGLARIVLDQGYGPEAVWEPEPVTVKLGGISVPFPAGAFLQATLDGEAALVGAACEWLEGAANVADLFSGLGTFAFALARQGSRVLAVEAARDAHLACKMAAERAQLPLFAMHRDLFRNPLLADELGKFDAVVLDPPRAGAREQVERLADSTVGRVVYVSCNPSSWSRDGALLIDAGYRLAEVRPVGQFRWSTHVELASLFVRD; the protein is encoded by the coding sequence GTGAGCCAGACCGAAAACGAACCCGCCGAAGTGATCCTGCGCATCGCCGCCAAGGGCGATGGCTTAACCGCGTCAGGTCGCTTTGCCTGGGGGACGGCACCGGGCGACCTGTTGCACGCCGATGGCCGCATCGAACCGGGGCCGCATCATGCAACGCCGCCCTGCCGCCATTTCGGCCAGTGCGGCGGCTGCCAGTTGCAGCAGCTGGACGAGCCTTCGCTGGCCGATTTTGTCGAGGCGCGGGTGGCCAACGCCTCCAGCAGCCAGGAACTGGGCGCGGAACATTTCGCGCCGCCGCACCTTTCGCTGCCCCACACGCGCCGGCGCGCCTCGCTGCGGGCGGAAAGCTCGGGCGGGCGGGTCGTCCTGGGCTTTCGCGAGGCGAAATCGCACCGCGTGGTCGAACTGGCCGAATGCCCCGTCATGCTGCCGCAGTTCGTCGCGTTGCTCGCCCCCTTGCGCAAGCTGCTGATCCGGTTGGGGCAGGAACAGGAGGTGCCGCGGCAAGGCCGCCGCGGTGCGAAGGGCAAGCATTCGCACGCGCGCATGGCCTCCGATATCGAACTGGCCATGACCGAACAGGGCATTGACCTTGGCATCAAGGGACTGTCGGCAAACGGTCTGGCGGCGACCGAGCTGCTGCTCGATTTCGCGCGCGAACAGGGCCTTGCCCGCATCGTGCTGGACCAGGGCTATGGACCCGAAGCGGTCTGGGAGCCTGAGCCGGTGACGGTCAAGCTGGGCGGGATCAGCGTGCCATTCCCGGCCGGGGCCTTCCTTCAGGCCACGCTCGATGGCGAGGCGGCGCTGGTTGGCGCGGCCTGCGAATGGCTGGAAGGCGCGGCGAATGTCGCGGACCTGTTCTCGGGCCTTGGCACTTTCGCCTTTGCGCTGGCGCGGCAGGGATCGCGCGTGCTTGCGGTAGAGGCCGCGCGCGATGCCCATCTGGCCTGCAAGATGGCGGCAGAGCGGGCGCAATTGCCGCTGTTTGCCATGCACCGCGACCTGTTCCGCAACCCGCTGCTGGCCGATGAGCTTGGCAAGTTCGATGCCGTGGTGCTCGATCCGCCGCGTGCCGGTGCGCGCGAACAGGTGGAGCGGCTGGCCGACAGCACCGTGGGCCGCGTGGTCTATGTCAGCTGCAATCCGTCAAGCTGGTCGCGCGATGGCGCGCTGCTCATCGATGCCGGCTACCGGCTGGCAGAGGTGCGCCCGGTCGGCCAGTTCCGCTGGTCCACCCATGTGGAACTGGCCAGCCTGTTCGTCCGCGATTAG
- a CDS encoding NAD(P)H-hydrate dehydratase — translation MPAAPDQVLTVAQMRAAEEALIRAGSSVDALMQIAGRGAAEWVWRMAGSTRSVTVLCGPGNNGGDGYVIAEAIGERGGTVTVIAATEPRTDAARNARSLYRGEVLGPDAAVKGEVLVDCLFGSGLARPLVEEHLGLLSRLSRDHAMRIAIDVPSGVESDSGAALNAGLPDYHLTIALGAWKQAHFLMPACAMMGAMRLVGIGVAPVPGAAILVRQPRLCAPAADAHKYRRGLLGVVGGEMPGAALLAAQAAQGAGAGYVKLLGGGTAQLPRDIVGDARALPEALADKRWSALLVGPGLGRHASGIEALVEVLATPVPAVIDADALVLLSQRHLSERQAPAIATPHEGELAAMERTFDCAGEGAKPDRARRLAAATGMVVVAKGPDTVIAAPDGRLAFAPRASAWLSTAGTGDVLAGAIASRLANGADAFAAACEGLWLHGEAAHLCGPAFSAAELAQTVRRAYAACL, via the coding sequence ATGCCAGCGGCGCCTGACCAGGTCCTGACGGTTGCGCAGATGCGCGCCGCCGAGGAAGCGCTGATCCGCGCGGGATCGAGCGTCGATGCCCTGATGCAGATCGCCGGACGCGGCGCGGCGGAATGGGTCTGGCGCATGGCCGGCAGCACGCGTTCGGTCACCGTGCTGTGCGGCCCCGGCAACAACGGCGGCGATGGCTATGTGATTGCCGAGGCGATCGGCGAGCGTGGCGGCACGGTGACGGTCATTGCCGCGACCGAGCCGCGCACCGATGCCGCGCGCAATGCGCGGTCGCTCTATCGCGGGGAAGTGCTGGGGCCGGATGCCGCGGTAAAGGGCGAGGTGCTGGTCGATTGCCTGTTCGGCAGCGGGCTCGCCCGGCCCCTGGTCGAGGAGCACCTTGGCCTGCTTTCCCGCCTTTCCCGCGACCATGCCATGCGCATCGCCATCGACGTGCCTTCGGGCGTCGAGAGCGACAGCGGCGCGGCTCTGAACGCAGGCCTGCCCGATTATCACCTGACCATCGCGCTGGGGGCATGGAAGCAGGCGCACTTCCTGATGCCGGCCTGCGCCATGATGGGGGCAATGCGCCTCGTCGGGATCGGGGTTGCGCCAGTGCCAGGTGCGGCAATTCTGGTGAGGCAGCCGCGCCTTTGCGCTCCGGCGGCAGACGCGCACAAGTATCGACGGGGCCTGTTGGGCGTGGTCGGCGGCGAAATGCCGGGGGCTGCGCTGCTGGCGGCGCAGGCGGCGCAGGGTGCCGGCGCGGGTTATGTGAAACTTCTGGGGGGCGGCACTGCCCAACTGCCGCGCGATATCGTCGGCGATGCCCGCGCCTTGCCAGAGGCGCTGGCAGACAAGCGCTGGTCCGCCTTGCTGGTCGGCCCGGGCCTTGGCCGCCATGCGAGCGGGATCGAGGCGCTGGTGGAGGTGCTGGCGACGCCGGTGCCCGCCGTGATCGATGCCGATGCGCTGGTGCTGCTTTCGCAACGCCATCTGTCGGAACGCCAAGCTCCGGCAATCGCCACCCCGCACGAAGGCGAGCTGGCCGCGATGGAACGCACGTTCGACTGTGCGGGCGAGGGGGCAAAGCCCGATCGCGCGCGCAGGCTTGCAGCGGCAACGGGCATGGTCGTGGTCGCCAAGGGGCCGGATACGGTGATTGCCGCGCCCGATGGTCGCCTGGCATTTGCCCCGCGCGCTTCTGCCTGGCTTTCGACCGCCGGCACGGGCGATGTCCTGGCCGGGGCAATCGCCAGCCGCCTTGCCAACGGGGCCGATGCCTTTGCCGCTGCTTGCGAAGGGCTGTGGCTGCATGGCGAGGCAGCGCACCTGTGCGGCCCCGCTTTCTCGGCGGCAGAGCTTGCCCAAACCGTGCGCCGCGCCTACGCGGCCTGCCTGTGA
- the ilvD gene encoding dihydroxy-acid dehydratase encodes MPAYRSRTSTHGRNMAGARGLWRATGMKDSDFGKPIIAVVNSFTQFVPGHVHLKDLGQMVAREIEAAGGVAKEFNTIAVDDGIAMGHDGMLYSLPSRDLIADSVEYMVNAHCADAMVCISNCDKITPGMLMAAMRINIPVVFVSGGPMEAGKVVLRGKEVALDLVDAMVAAADESYSDEEVKTIERSACPTCGSCSGMFTANSMNCLTEALGLSLPGNGSVLATHADRKELFLRAGRLAVELCRRYYEQEDESVLPRSIASFKAFENAMSLDIAMGGSTNTVLHLLAAAHEAGVDFTMADIDRLSRRVPCLSKVAPAKADVHMEDVHRAGGIMSILGELERAGLIHADLPTVHSPTLGDALAKWDIGRSDDAQVGEFFRAAPGGVPTQVAFSQDRRWESLDTDRETGVIRSAEHAFSKDGGLAVLFGNIARDGCIVKTAGVDEKILKFTGPAVVFESQDAAVTGILTGQVKTGDVVVIRYEGPKGGPGMQEMLYPTSYLKSKGLGAACALITDGRFSGGTSGLSIGHASPEAAEGGAIGLVEQGDLIEIDIPNRTINLVVSDEVLEARRAAQDAKGWKPAKDRPRKVSTALQAYAALTTSAARGAVRDVSQLTKPAKG; translated from the coding sequence ATGCCTGCTTACCGTTCCCGCACCTCTACCCACGGCCGCAACATGGCCGGCGCCCGCGGCCTGTGGCGCGCCACGGGGATGAAGGATTCGGACTTCGGCAAGCCGATCATCGCGGTGGTGAACAGCTTCACGCAGTTCGTGCCCGGCCACGTCCACCTGAAGGACCTGGGCCAGATGGTCGCCCGCGAGATCGAGGCGGCGGGCGGCGTCGCCAAGGAATTCAACACCATCGCGGTGGATGACGGCATCGCCATGGGGCATGACGGCATGCTCTATTCGCTGCCCAGCCGCGACCTGATCGCCGACAGCGTGGAATACATGGTCAACGCGCACTGCGCTGATGCCATGGTCTGTATCTCCAACTGCGACAAGATCACCCCCGGCATGCTGATGGCGGCGATGCGCATCAACATCCCCGTGGTCTTCGTTTCCGGCGGCCCGATGGAAGCCGGCAAGGTGGTGCTGCGCGGCAAGGAAGTGGCGCTCGACCTGGTCGATGCCATGGTTGCGGCAGCCGACGAATCCTACAGCGACGAGGAAGTGAAGACCATCGAACGGTCTGCCTGCCCCACCTGCGGATCGTGCTCGGGCATGTTCACGGCCAATTCGATGAACTGCCTTACCGAGGCGCTGGGCCTGTCGCTGCCCGGCAACGGTTCGGTGCTGGCGACCCACGCCGACCGCAAGGAGCTGTTCCTGCGCGCCGGCCGCCTCGCCGTGGAACTGTGCCGCCGCTATTACGAACAGGAAGATGAAAGCGTGCTGCCGCGCTCCATCGCCAGCTTCAAGGCGTTCGAGAACGCCATGAGCCTCGATATTGCGATGGGCGGTTCGACCAACACCGTGCTCCACCTGCTTGCCGCCGCGCATGAAGCCGGGGTGGATTTCACCATGGCCGACATCGACCGCCTTTCGCGCCGGGTTCCCTGCCTGTCCAAGGTCGCCCCGGCCAAGGCGGACGTGCACATGGAAGACGTTCACCGGGCTGGCGGCATCATGTCGATCCTGGGCGAGCTGGAACGTGCCGGCCTGATCCACGCCGACCTGCCGACGGTCCACAGCCCGACCCTGGGCGATGCGCTGGCGAAGTGGGACATCGGCCGCAGCGATGATGCGCAGGTCGGCGAATTCTTCCGCGCCGCGCCGGGCGGCGTGCCCACGCAGGTCGCCTTCAGCCAGGACCGTCGCTGGGAAAGCCTCGATACCGATCGCGAAACCGGCGTGATCCGCTCGGCCGAACATGCCTTCAGCAAGGATGGCGGGCTGGCCGTGCTGTTTGGCAATATCGCGCGCGACGGCTGCATCGTGAAGACGGCGGGCGTCGATGAAAAGATCCTGAAGTTCACCGGCCCGGCAGTCGTGTTCGAAAGCCAGGACGCGGCGGTGACCGGCATCCTGACCGGACAGGTCAAGACGGGCGATGTCGTCGTCATCCGCTATGAAGGGCCGAAGGGCGGCCCGGGCATGCAGGAAATGCTCTACCCCACCAGCTACCTCAAGTCGAAGGGCCTGGGTGCGGCCTGCGCGCTGATCACCGACGGACGCTTTTCGGGCGGCACTTCGGGCCTGTCGATCGGCCATGCCTCTCCCGAAGCGGCGGAAGGCGGGGCGATCGGGCTGGTCGAGCAGGGGGACCTGATCGAGATCGACATTCCGAACCGCACGATCAACCTTGTGGTGTCGGACGAAGTGCTGGAAGCGCGCCGGGCGGCCCAGGATGCCAAGGGCTGGAAGCCGGCGAAGGATCGTCCGCGCAAGGTTTCCACCGCGCTGCAGGCCTATGCCGCGCTCACCACCAGCGCGGCGCGCGGGGCGGTGCGCGATGTTTCGCAGTTGACGAAGCCCGCCAAGGGGTGA
- a CDS encoding N-formylglutamate amidohydrolase, which produces MEDPWRLLGTPRFGGIFVVSDHASNHVPADIALGVDPALLDEHIAVDIGVREVGELMAQRAGIAAFQCTVSRLVCDVNREEHAPGVIPIASDGHAIPGNAIDHAGHLERLERFFHLYHRALGTVLDDCPPGLILSLHSFTPQLSSHPEEARPWQVGVLYNQDDRAARIAIPLLEAEGLMVGDQQPYSGQLLNYTMNRHAEAEGRPYLGVEVRQDQICHPQGQAIWAERLARIANRVAIELGC; this is translated from the coding sequence ATGGAGGATCCCTGGCGCCTTCTCGGCACGCCGCGCTTTGGCGGCATTTTCGTGGTCTCGGACCATGCCTCAAACCATGTGCCCGCGGATATCGCGCTGGGCGTGGATCCGGCGCTGCTCGACGAGCATATCGCGGTGGACATCGGGGTGCGCGAGGTGGGGGAACTGATGGCGCAGCGCGCAGGCATTGCCGCCTTCCAGTGCACGGTCAGCCGCCTGGTCTGCGACGTCAACCGCGAGGAGCACGCGCCGGGCGTCATTCCCATCGCCAGCGACGGCCACGCGATCCCCGGCAATGCCATCGACCATGCCGGGCACCTCGAACGGCTGGAGCGCTTCTTCCACCTCTATCACCGTGCACTGGGCACTGTTCTGGACGATTGCCCGCCAGGACTTATCCTTTCCCTGCACAGTTTTACGCCGCAACTTTCATCCCATCCCGAGGAGGCGCGGCCCTGGCAGGTGGGAGTGCTTTACAACCAGGACGACCGCGCCGCGCGGATCGCCATTCCGCTGCTTGAGGCAGAAGGGCTGATGGTGGGCGACCAGCAGCCCTATTCCGGCCAGCTGCTCAATTACACGATGAACCGCCATGCCGAGGCGGAGGGGCGGCCCTATCTTGGTGTCGAGGTGAGGCAGGACCAGATATGTCACCCGCAAGGGCAGGCAATCTGGGCGGAAAGGCTGGCGCGCATCGCTAACCGCGTCGCCATCGAACTTGGTTGCTGA
- a CDS encoding 4-(cytidine 5'-diphospho)-2-C-methyl-D-erythritol kinase: protein MALTETAYAKINLALHVRRRREDGYHELETLFAFCDFGDELSVRRSAVDELKCFGEFGGELSDPFGNIVAKALTALPRPTGWAVTLEKRLPVAAGLGGGSADAGAVFRLVEREQGLPEDWHERAARLGADVPACVRSRACVGRGTGTQLEEVANDLAGTPVLLVNPRMPLATGPVFKGWEGVDCGALPEGDLRTIALQGRNDLEEPAIRLCPAIAEVLSALRQTQAWLVRMSGSGATCFALFDSDDAMQAASGAIARDHPAWWQMGGKLR, encoded by the coding sequence GTGGCGCTCACCGAAACTGCCTATGCCAAGATCAACCTCGCGCTGCATGTCCGCAGGCGGCGCGAGGATGGCTATCACGAGCTGGAAACGCTATTCGCCTTCTGTGATTTCGGGGACGAACTTTCGGTCCGCAGGTCCGCAGTTGACGAGTTGAAGTGCTTTGGCGAGTTTGGCGGCGAACTTTCTGATCCCTTTGGCAATATCGTTGCAAAGGCGCTGACGGCGCTGCCTCGCCCGACCGGTTGGGCGGTGACGCTGGAAAAGCGGCTCCCGGTTGCCGCGGGGCTTGGCGGCGGATCTGCCGATGCCGGGGCGGTGTTCCGCCTTGTCGAGCGCGAGCAGGGGCTTCCCGAGGACTGGCATGAGCGGGCGGCCAGGCTGGGCGCCGATGTTCCGGCCTGCGTCCGCTCGCGGGCCTGCGTGGGTCGCGGAACGGGCACGCAGCTGGAAGAAGTGGCGAACGACCTTGCCGGAACGCCGGTTCTGCTCGTCAACCCGCGCATGCCGCTGGCGACCGGTCCGGTGTTCAAGGGCTGGGAGGGGGTCGATTGCGGCGCGCTGCCCGAGGGCGATTTGCGCACCATCGCACTGCAGGGGCGCAATGACCTGGAAGAACCGGCGATCCGGCTTTGCCCCGCCATTGCCGAAGTGCTCTCGGCGCTGCGGCAAACGCAGGCCTGGCTAGTCCGCATGTCGGGCTCGGGTGCCACCTGCTTTGCCCTGTTCGACAGCGATGACGCCATGCAGGCAGCATCCGGCGCAATTGCCCGCGATCATCCGGCCTGGTGGCAGATGGGCGGGAAGCTGCGGTGA